One region of Eupeodes corollae chromosome 1, idEupCoro1.1, whole genome shotgun sequence genomic DNA includes:
- the LOC129948207 gene encoding uncharacterized protein LOC129948207 gives MVNQKAIHELFYNPISNTGYLVNKIKNINVKRHKCDGTYGQSKSIKLSQSLDVTIENIVLEQEDKEFFDNCLAVEQEEAIKERLLKTLEARKNILKKSIDIFKEFKFFTFNSNLILYDFSIRYPGTEQLFLNQWKNYANVAKEIFVELFEEKSIKEIGDWNQEISSFLLLLRMLPSTSQGPKSREKKRSNFENSIPKLIKFEHLNTPRENYDLSEKQPHIIAVGANKQAVSQYLIVFDKTILPCASTYNFCQIFDLYFKIFYVFNIEFDYS, from the exons GAATTATTCTACAATCCAATTTCGAATACGGGTTAtttggtaaacaaaattaaaaacatcaacGTAAAGCGCCATAAATGTGATGGCACGTATGGCCAAagcaaatcaataaaattaagtcAATCTCTTGATGTGACTATCGAAAACATTGTCTTAGAGCAAGAAGACAAAGAGTTTTTTGATAATTGCTTGGCGGTTGAGCAAGAAGAAGCAATCAAAGAACGCCTTTTGAAAACGTTGGAGGCGaggaaaaatatattaaagaaatcGATTGACatatttaaggaatttaaatttttcacatTCAACAgcaatttg aTTTTATACGATTTTTCCATTCGTTATCCTGGGACAGAGCAACTCTTTTTAAATCAGTGGAAAAACTATGCAAATGTAGCTAAAGAAATTTTTGTggaattatttgaagaaaaaagcaTTAAGGAAATAGGAG aTTGGAATCAGGAAATATCATCATTCCTTTTGTTGCTCCGCATGCTTCCATCCACTTCTCAAGGCCCAAAATCAAGAGAAAAAAAgagatcaaattttgaaaactcgaTCCCGAAACTCATTAAGTTCGAACATCTTAACACCCCAAGAGAAAATTATGATCTCTCAGAAAAGCAGCCCCACATAATAGCAGTTGGAGCCAACAAACAAGCGGTTTCACAGTATTTGATTGTTTTCGACAAAACCATTTTACCCTGTGCAAGTACTtataatttttgtcaaatttttgatctctattttaaaatattttacgtttTCAATATTGAATTCGACTAta gttaa